A part of Saccharomonospora amisosensis genomic DNA contains:
- a CDS encoding uracil-xanthine permease family protein produces the protein MTKSMFSWKVVHGGKAPPPGAAVGPMERLSWGRTVGLGAQHVVAMFGATFVFPLVMGLDPNLAIMFSGICTIMFLLIVRNRVPSYLGTSASFVAAVTAIRAQGGDSADVTGAIMVGGLVLAAIGLLIHFGGSRILHKVLPPAVTGAVIMLIGFNLAPVVADVYWHQDQWIALLTATFMVLAAVLLPGFWSRIAVFLALVFGYVMSWLADSVFGQITSVLPTSDGEAVPHNRVSWEQVQQADWFGLPSGQLADGVSVVHAPSFSLTFVLLVLPGVIALIAENAGHVKAVAQMTGDDLDPYMGRAIGADGLATALASAFGGSPTTTYAENIGVMGTTRVYSTAAYYAAAGVAILLGLSPKFGAVVNATPGGVLGGITLVLYGMIGLIGVKIWVENRVDFGNPVNLIGLAAGLIAGIGGVSLTFTENFELGGIALGTILVIVYFHLVKGRSKQLASDETAEDPVGPK, from the coding sequence GTGACCAAATCCATGTTCAGCTGGAAAGTTGTCCACGGCGGGAAGGCTCCGCCACCTGGCGCCGCCGTGGGCCCGATGGAGCGACTCAGTTGGGGACGCACCGTGGGGCTGGGTGCCCAGCACGTCGTCGCCATGTTCGGTGCCACGTTCGTGTTCCCGTTGGTGATGGGTCTCGACCCCAACCTCGCGATCATGTTCTCGGGTATCTGCACCATCATGTTCTTGCTGATCGTGCGGAACCGGGTGCCGAGCTACCTGGGCACCAGCGCCTCGTTCGTGGCGGCGGTGACCGCGATCCGCGCGCAGGGTGGTGACTCCGCCGATGTCACCGGGGCGATCATGGTCGGCGGCCTCGTGCTCGCAGCCATCGGCCTGCTGATCCATTTCGGAGGGTCGCGCATCCTGCACAAGGTGCTGCCCCCCGCGGTCACCGGCGCGGTGATCATGCTCATCGGTTTCAACCTCGCCCCGGTGGTCGCGGACGTCTACTGGCATCAGGACCAGTGGATCGCGCTGTTGACCGCGACATTCATGGTGCTGGCCGCGGTGCTGCTGCCCGGGTTCTGGTCTCGCATCGCGGTGTTCCTCGCGCTGGTGTTCGGCTATGTCATGTCCTGGTTGGCGGACAGTGTTTTCGGGCAGATTACCTCGGTGTTGCCCACGAGTGACGGCGAGGCAGTGCCGCACAACCGCGTTTCGTGGGAGCAGGTTCAGCAGGCGGACTGGTTCGGACTGCCGAGTGGGCAGCTCGCCGACGGGGTGTCCGTGGTGCACGCACCGTCGTTCTCGCTGACGTTCGTGTTGCTGGTGCTGCCAGGTGTCATCGCGCTCATCGCCGAGAACGCGGGCCACGTCAAGGCCGTGGCGCAGATGACAGGCGACGACCTCGACCCGTACATGGGAAGGGCGATCGGCGCCGACGGGCTCGCCACCGCGCTGGCCAGCGCGTTCGGCGGTTCGCCAACCACGACCTACGCGGAGAACATCGGCGTCATGGGCACCACCCGGGTGTACTCCACCGCGGCCTACTACGCCGCCGCCGGTGTGGCCATCCTGCTCGGGCTGTCACCGAAGTTCGGCGCCGTGGTCAACGCGACCCCCGGTGGCGTGCTCGGCGGGATCACCCTGGTGCTGTACGGCATGATCGGGCTGATCGGTGTGAAGATCTGGGTGGAGAACCGCGTCGACTTCGGCAACCCGGTGAACCTCATCGGGCTGGCGGCCGGGCTGATCGCCGGCATCGGCGGGGTGAGCCTGACCTTCACCGAGAACTTCGAACTCGGCGGCATCGCGCTGGGCACGATCCTCGTGATCGTGTACTTCCACCTGGTTAAGGGCCGCAGCAAGCAGCTCGCCTCGGACGAGACGGCGGAAGACCCGGTGGGTCCGAAGTGA